NNNNNNNNNNNNNNNNNNNNNNNNNNNNNNNNNNNNNNNNNNNNNNNNNNNNNNNNNNNNNNNNNNNNNNNNNNNNNNNNNNNNNNNNNNNNNNNNNNNNNNNNNNNNNNNNNNNNNNNNNNNNNNNNNNNNNNNNNNNNNNNNNNNNNNNNNNNNNNNNNNNNNNNNNNNNNNNNNNNNNNNNNNNNNNNNNNNNNNNNNNNNNNNNNNNNNNNNNNNNNNNNNNNNNNNNNNNNNNNNNNNNNNNNNNNNNNNNNNNNNNNNNNNNNNNNNNNNNNNNNNNNNNNNNNNNNNNNNNNNNNNNNNNNNNNNNNNNNNNNNNNNNNNNNNNNNNNNNNNNNNNNNNNNNNNNNNNNNNNNNNNNNNNNNNNNNNNNNNNNNNNNNNNNNNNNNNNNNNNNNNNNNNNNNNNNNNNNNNNNNNNNNNNNNNNNNNNNNNNNNNNNNNNNNNNNNNNNNNNNNNNNNNNNNNNNNNNNNNNNNNNNNNNNNNNNNNNNNNNNNNNNNNNNNNNNNNNNNNNNNNNNNNNNNNNNNNNNNNNNNNNNNNNNNNNNNNNNNNNNNNNNNNNNNNNNNNNNNNNNNNNNNNNNNNNNNNNNNNNNNNNNNNNNNNNNNNNNNNGCTATTGTCCTCTGAACACCTTTATATGTggcttcagtttttgttttctgttcaCAGAATAAAGCAGAATAAGGTTAGCTTCAGACGATTCGTGAGAGATATACTACTACAGAAACCACTTAATCCATTTGTACATTTGCAGGGCTTGGGTTGGCAACAACAGTTGGGGACACTGGTAATCCTGCATATTTATCGAGGAACCAGACGTAAAATTGCAGATcacaatcaaaataaaataataagagaggACTTTCAAGGAAGTGACACTTGTAAAACAAACCTCTTTTTTCAGATAGACTGCCGCTTGTCCCATTCATATCCCTGGAACCCACGTTTATGTCGCTTTTCTAACATGTGAAACAAGTAAACACTGTTACAAGCAGTTTAACCATTCAAAAACAAGGAACCGATTCTTCACCTCGCCCAAGACTAGTTGAGATACTTGACAATATTTCATGAAAGCATTTCAACTTTCTAAAGCTCAAGACATAGTcaaataaaaatacatcattCTTCCATCTAAATTTTCTACCCCTTAAGCAAcatgacacaaaaaaaaacaactgagTAACTACAACCTCTTGACCTCTAGTTTGTTTGTTGGGCGCCAAAAAAGTTGGTTAATTATGAGGCATCTTGCATAGCTATCCGTAAAACAAACAGGCATctaagttttttcttcttctatttgttAGCATTGACATCTAGCAGTAGTACTGTGAAAAACCTGatacacatatatttttttgctaaatcAGGTTGATCAGATAGCTCTATTATCTGCAAAGCCTATACATTTTTAACATCAGTGgaaagagaagatgagaaacACTAACTTATGCCACATATTTAAGACAGAAACATCCTTCAATAGTtggaaaattaaatacaaatagaCCAGATCTGAAATGTCTGTGTCAATTTGAGAGCAGTGTGTTTAAGATAATGAATGGCTTCCAACCATCATAAAGGCTTATTAAATCTAACGGGTGCAGGAAAAGATCTAAACTTTGGTGTCAAAAAACAACTAATCTACATCCATCACTGAAAACAAGTGTGAGAAAAACTCAAATAGGAGGACCAACCTTGGGAAGCACTGGATTGATTTTTTGAAGAACCTCATCGACCCGTTCGGATACATCTCTCTGCAAAAGCAAGTTAGAAAAATGTGAGaagcagcaaaaaaaaaagagaagatttggTATAACAAATGGGAAtcgaatcaatcaatcaaagtaGAATACCTGAGTATGTTTGGTAGCATTGATTCTGGTAAAGCTCTCAAACTGATACCAAAAGAAAGGGAAGTATCagaacaataaaaatcaaatacacTCACACACACGAATAAAAGAAACGGGAAAATAATGCTTACAGAAGAAGCTGGTTGAACAGTGACAAAtcctgaaaaaaataaagtgaaagaGATTAGATCTGGAAACAGAGATCGggcaaaataaaaaacaagcaAGGAAGCAAAGCGagttgtgagagagagagagaaggatacACATACCAGGAGAGTGAAAGCCATTGTGAAGACCGAGCAAGAAAGCAAGAGGAACAAGCATAGAGAGAATAACAAGTACCAAAACTCCAATAACCAGAACTTTCCACCGGCGTTTTCCTCCACCAacacctcctcctccaccgcctccGCCTTTCATATCCCCGAGATTTAGAATTCAATGAAATTACGAACGCATTggatccccaaaaaaaaacgttgGGTAAAAAAAGATCTCTCTGTATCTATGTCTCTCTGTTATCGATACACTCAAAATCACACTCACGACGAGTAATAAATTCCTctctcttttgtgtgttttgcagaATGCAGAAGAACTATAATAAGTGTTTCTGCACTTTGCCCGATCGCatcgtctctctctttttcccctctgcctttttttttttttttttttttttgctacttgGAGGagcaatagagagagagacacacacacacacctacACACACAAAACTCTTTTTCACACGTGTGACATTGTCTCTGCCGTTTGATTATTTAACCCACTTGCAAGATCTAATCTCCAGATCATAACACGTGTCTTTCTCACACGgtggttaattttttaattttaatcatcgTTTTTATATTGATCATCACTCTCGTTGAATCCTAAACTCCGGAATGCCTAGCGATACTTTTCAACGCCATTGACGACGCTTATTTTACACTGGTGAATCTCTCCTCCGCCGTAATTTCCTGTTTTCCGATTTCGTTTTTgttagtgaagaagatgaatttaGCTTTTAAGTGAATAAGATGATTGTGGTAAAGCTCTTTTTGATTAGTCTCGTGAAATCTTTAATCTGTGCAAGTTTGTTAAATGTGAATGTATAATGAAGAGAATTAGCTTAAAAGGATCAAATCGTGGTTTTTTATATCTTAGCTTAGGCTGATCTGTTTAAGGTTCTCTTGACGGAGTTTGGAAtctttcaatgattttttttttttttttttttttttttttttttttttttttttttttttNAGTGACTGTGTTCTTTTAGTTTCGAGCATGTTATTGGTCGCGAGGAAAGCTTTGGCCGCGGTGCATAGTAAGGCAATTCGTTTGACAACAAGGGAAGTTCATTACCTAAGCTCCATCTTAGTGTCTCCTCCACTTGTCTCCCTTGATTTGCCTGAAAATTGGATTCCTTACTCTGATCCTCCACCTCTTGCTGCTTTTGGTAAGATTGCTCGTTCCATTTTCatggttttatttatattacaagAAAGTTATCTAATTTGTCTGAGTTGACTTCTGaagttgtgtgtgtgttttttgtttcttttgtgtataCAGAGACTGAACAGAAGACTGTGGTAATAGATGGTAAAGTTATAGCCGAGGAAATCAGAACAAAGATTATAAGTGAAGTGGGGAAGATGAAAAAGGCTGTTGGAAAAGTCCCTGGTCTTGCTGTTGTTTTGGTTGGCCAACAAAGAGACTCACAAACTTATGTTCGCAACAAAATtaaagcttgtgaagaagctGGTATTAAATCTGTTCTGGCTGAATTGCCTGAGGATTGTAGTGAAGGACATATTATTAGTGTCTTGAAAGAATTTAATGAAGACACGTCTATTCATGGTGTTCTTGTGCAGCTTCCTTTGCCCCAAGTATGtttctcatttctttctttttttttttttgtgtgtgtaatatGAATCATGACATAGTGATGGGGATGTTAAGTGTTGTTGATGTCAAAGGTTAGTTCTATGTTAGGAGGTCAAGTAGTTATGTGTACTTTGTCTTCATATTCTTTTCTGTAGACTTTCTCAATTTATATACTATTCATCAAATCCATTAATTGTGTGCACGCTCGCTTGTTATAACCTGTCTCATAGATCATGGACTCGCTGCATAACATTTTTCCCTTTACGGTTTCCTTTATTATTGGTAGGTAAAGCATCTAATTAGATAATGCGACAGAGCATGTGCATCATCTTACTTGTATAGATCTTTTTCAGGAGAGTGTTCTTgcattttggtgtttttctttcttttttattctttctcgTGAGTACCATCAAGTAATGGAAGATATCTTGTACAGCACCTTGATGAATCAAAAATCTTGAATATGGTGAGATTGGAGAAAGATGTTGATGGGTTTCATCCATTAAACATGGGGAATCTTGCAATGAGAGGGAGGGAACCGCTGTTTGTATCTTGCACTCCTAAAGGCTGTGTGGAGTTGTTGATAAGAGCAGGCGTTGAAATAGCAGGCAAAAATGCTGTTGTGATTGGAAGAAGCAACATCGTTGGACTACCAATGTCTTTACTATTGCAGGTATTATTAGTTTTTCATTACAGTGCAAGTGGGTTCTTATGTTTTAGCATTTTGGGTTTTTGGTTAACTATGCATTTGATGTCTTTCCTGAAATTCTTGAGTAGAGGCATGACGCAACAGTAAGCACGGTGCATGCGTTTACAAAGGATCCAGAGCACATTACTAGGAAGGCGGATATTGTGATAGCAGCTGCAGGTATACCTAATTTAGTTCGTGGAAGTTGGCTTAAACCTGGAGCAGTTGTCATTGATGTTGGAACATGTCCGGTTGaggtatatataattttctttaaagtATTCCTAAATTGATCAAAAGTCTTATATTAGCATGAATCCATTCTGGTAGAGAAAacatgaaactgaatgattttAGAGCTTAAAATGAAGAGATAAAATGTTTTGCCTTTGGATTCTGATATTGTTGCTGGTTAGACATTGGAGCATGATGTGTTATAATATTGCAGGATAGTAGCTGTGAGTTTGGTTACCGTCTTGTTGGGGATGTATGTTACGAGGAAGCGTTAGGTGTAGCCTCGGCTATCACTCCCGTACCTGGAGGAGTCGGACCCATGACGATCGCCATGCTACTATGCAATACTTTGGATGCTGCTAAGCGGATATTCCTCTGATTATGGTATCTCCTGTCTAttactaaatttatttttttgagaatattAGATAAGAAGATTCCATGTTTGTTGGAGTTGATCACAATCTCTTTTAATTTGAACTATgatgtttctttcttatataGACCGCGGTTGATCCTAACTTATCAACGTCTTTAGCATCAAGTTCAACACAACAACAGTTCATGTGTTTTTGTTGATGCTTGTTATTGTTTTCACTGGCTTTTTACAAGATAAGGAAACCAATTTAGTTATGAATGTTAATGGTAGTTGAATCATTGGAATAATGTTGGTCCTACTAAAAGCAGCTGTGGTAGGAGAGAAAAGTTGCGTATGAAGGAGATGAGATGACTCAAGCAAGAGGTGTCACATGAAGGATCACGAAAGATGTGCTTCCTTCAATATCTATCTACACGTCTTTCACCTTCACATCACATTGTTTGCTTTATTAGTTCGGTTAAGATTCTGTTTTTCCGgttttatcagttttttttttttttttttttgtaaaacttgaaaaccataatcaaaattatttgtaattcACTTTAGTTAAGTTCGGTTTCTGATTCCTTTTGTGATGAATTACatcaaaactaaaccaaaaccaaagccaAAACATAATGTATGTATAGTTTCTATGAAACTAAATtatctaaaccaaaacaaaccgaACGCAATCACGCAATTTCGATTCGGTTTAAGATGTTTTTGgaaaatagtgaaaaaaaaaaaaggggaaaaatagGATGCTGATTCCGAGTCTCTAGTTCTAAAGAGGAGAGAAcgtctgagagagagagagatctgagaCGTCTGGGAAAtgtgaaggaaacaaaaaaaaaaaaaaaaaaaaNNNNNNNNNNNNNNNNNNNNNNNNNNNNNNNNNNNNNNNNNNNNNNNNNNNNNNNNNNNNNNNNNNNNNNNNNNNNNNNNNNNNNNNNNNNNNNNNNNNNNNNNNNNNNNNNNNNNNNNNNNNNNNNNNNNNNNNNNNNNNNNNNNNNNNNNNNNNNNNNNNNNNNNNNNNNNNNNNNNNNNNNNNNNNNNNNNNNNNNNNNNNNNNNNNNNNNNNNNNNNNNNNNNNNNNNNNNNNNNNNNNNNNNNNNNNNNNNNNNNNNNNNNNNNNNNNNNNNNNNNNNNNNNNNNNNNNNNNNNNNNNNNNNNNNNNNNNNNNNNNNNNNNNNNNNNNNNNNNNNNNNNNNNNNNNNNNNNNNNNNNNNNNNNNNNNNNNNNNNNNNNNNNNNNNNNNNNNNNNNNNNNNNNNNNNNNNNNNNNNNNNNNNNNNNNNNNNNNNNNNNNNNNNNNNNNNNNNNNNNNNNNNNNNNNNNNNNNNNNNNNNNNNNNNNNNNNNNNNNNNNNNNNNNNNNNNNNNNNNNNNNNNNNNNNNNNNNNNNNNNNNNNNNNNNNNNNNNNNNNNNNNNNNNNNNNNNNNNNNNNNNNNNNNNNNNNNNNNNNNNNNNNNNNNNNNNNNNGCCTGTTCGCGTCTACATGGACGGTTGCTTCGACATGATGCACTACGGCCACTGCAACGCGCTTCGACAAGCTCGTGCTCTCGGTGACCAATTGGTCGTCGGAGTTGTTTCCGACGAAGAAATCATTGCTAACAAAGGACCTCCTGTCACGCCTCTTCACGAGAGGTCTCGAGTGAATCACAAATTGTTTCTTGTAATTCGgatttgcgtttttttttttttgtttaattttgatttcgcGTATGTGTTTTAGAATGACGATGGTGAAGGCTGTGAAGTGGGTGGATGAAGTCATATCTGATGCTCCTTACGCTATTACGGAAGAATTTATGAAGAAATTGTTCGATGAGTATCAGATCGATTACATCATCCATGGTGATGATCCTTGTGTTCTTCCTGATGGATCTGATGCTTATGCACTTGCTAAGAAGGCTGGTCGTTACAAGCAGATTAAGCGTACTGAAGGAGTTTCTAGCACTGATATCGTTGGTAATCTCTTACTTCATCATCCCTTCCGATGTCAATTTTAGCTCATCCTTGAAATCACATCATGTTTGTTTCTAACATTTTAGATTTTGCAATCCGTGTGTGCAGGTCGTATGCTTCTCTGTGTAAGAGAAAGAACCGTTAGTGACACTCATAGTCGTTCTTCTCTGCAAAGGCAATTTAGTCATGGCCATAATAGCCCCAAGTTTGAGGATGGAGGTTCTTCTGGTACTCGTGTCTCACACTTTCTTCCTACTTCCCGAAGAATTGTTCAGTTCTCCAATGGCAAGGTATGCAAGTTTTAAGAGTGTCCTGTCCTCAAGCTTTATGTATTGAGTACTTGTGTTTCTACCAGTTATCTTACTCAGGCAAATAACGTTGACCTTTGAAGGTTTGTATACATAACGCTGTAGCGTCTGTTTGGTGTATGATCTAGTAGGTTGAACAAGTACGTGACCCTTGGTTTTTAATAGCTATGCAAGTGGCTCAGAGCTTACTGTTATTTTAGGTGTTTTGACTATCAAAGAGAACGGGCTCTAACAGCTGCTTTAGTAGTTTTCCTCATCATCATGAGAACACTGTCTAGTTCACTTTTGGTTCTTACCTCCAGGAACTAATTATCAAGTTAACTGGTTCACACTTTCTATGAGTATTTACCCAATCATTGGATACTTTTATGTGcttatctatatttttcttgCTAAGTGACAACAGAGATTGCTTTACATCTCGTTTTATGGCCTGTTTCAAGTCATACCCGCTATATGTATCTTAAGCTTGTTTTCCTTGATAGATTCACCCTTCCCTTAGTTCTGTCATTTAgttctttttccattttcctTCTCATATTGTATCTCAAATATTCGTGCTTATGATGACAGGGGCCAGGACCTGATGCACGCATAATTTACATAGATGGTGCTTTTGATCTATTCCATGCTGGCCATGTTGAGGTATATTAAGTTAATTTGGTGCATACAACATCCTGTTAAGCTTATATATGAGGATTGGAAGTTTTATTTCTGGTTATGAACTATAAGCTTTGATCACGGACAGCCATTTTCACAATAGTCGTCACAGCTCCAAATCTTCTTCATGAAGAAACAATGCACTAGCCTAAGTTAGATTATAGTTTTAATACGTCCAATTGTATTCTGCCAATATTAATTTCCTGTTCTTAATTTACTCTATTTGTTCAGATTCTCAGGCGTGCTCGAGAGCTTGGAGACTTCCTTCTTGTTGGAATACATAATGACCAGACTGTCAGGTTTATAAGCTCAATTTTGGCAGTCTGCTTAATTGATTGTCTCAGTTGTTATTAAGTTATCTTGTTCTGTTTTCATGTCCTGGCAAGTGTTATGGGGATTGATCAATTTAATTGACGATGTTAGTTTTAGGGAAAAAGAATAGTTCTTGCCCTCCTTCTGGTATCTACCTTAATACTTGAGAAGTTTTGATATGCATAATTGCTT
The sequence above is drawn from the Camelina sativa cultivar DH55 chromosome 4, Cs, whole genome shotgun sequence genome and encodes:
- the LOC104782311 gene encoding ethanolamine-phosphate cytidylyltransferase-like, encoding MDGCFDMMHYGHCNALRQARALGDQLVVGVVSDEEIIANKGPPVTPLHERMTMVKAVKWVDEVISDAPYAITEEFMKKLFDEYQIDYIIHGDDPCVLPDGSDAYALAKKAGRYKQIKRTEGVSSTDIVGRMLLCVRERTVSDTHSRSSLQRQFSHGHNSPKFEDGGSSGTRVSHFLPTSRRIVQFSNGKGPGPDARIIYIDGAFDLFHAGHVEILRRARELGDFLLVGIHNDQTVSAKRGTHRPIMNLHERSLSVLACRYVDEVIIGAPWEVSRDTITTFDISLVVHGTVAESDDFQKEEDNPYAVPISMGIFEILESPLDITTSTIIRRIVANHEAYQKRNAKKEASEKKYYEQKSFVVGD
- the LOC104782308 gene encoding bifunctional protein FolD 1, mitochondrial isoform X1; this translates as MLLVARKALAAVHSKAIRLTTREVHYLSSILVSPPLVSLDLPENWIPYSDPPPLAAFETEQKTVVIDGKVIAEEIRTKIISEVGKMKKAVGKVPGLAVVLVGQQRDSQTYVRNKIKACEEAGIKSVLAELPEDCSEGHIISVLKEFNEDTSIHGVLVQLPLPQHLDESKILNMVRLEKDVDGFHPLNMGNLAMRGREPLFVSCTPKGCVELLIRAGVEIAGKNAVVIGRSNIVGLPMSLLLQRHDATVSTVHAFTKDPEHITRKADIVIAAAGIPNLVRGSWLKPGAVVIDVGTCPVEDSSCEFGYRLVGDVCYEEALGVASAITPVPGGVGPMTIAMLLCNTLDAAKRIFL
- the LOC104782308 gene encoding bifunctional protein FolD 1, mitochondrial isoform X2 → MLLVARKALAAVHSKAIRLTTREVHYLSSILVSPPLVSLDLPENWIPYSDPPPLAAFETEQKTVVIDGKVIAEEIRTKIISEVGKMKKAVGKVPGLAVVLVGQQRDSQTYVRNKIKACEEAGIKSVLAELPEDCSEGHIISVLKEFNEDTSIHGVLVQLPLPQHLDESKILNMVRLEKDVDGFHPLNMGNLAMRGREPLFVSCTPKGCVELLIRAGVEIAGKNAVVIGRSNIVGLPMSLLLQA